One window from the genome of Anopheles coluzzii chromosome X, AcolN3, whole genome shotgun sequence encodes:
- the LOC120959054 gene encoding cAMP-specific 3',5'-cyclic phosphodiesterase-like isoform X2, translating to MEPSAPEQQQQQQRATTAVGYGQRTKDSATFEYRTVRIQQNCQQQVIYSSSSSSTSASSSSTVHRSTRAGESALGSSAAASRLMLTMGRPNHQLPPGLSLFGCAGGANYQRCKLFMDNAEGSGSGPPSGVMSVVGGYTSRRSPLLLPSGDGGPGGPGALLSAALPQRRESFLYRSDSDFEISPKVSSVSLLAARCSANNSGSGTSTSNVASTGSGTTLTSGGGGGTGGGSRDGAFHWKETSTLEEPAVLSSIASSPSSSATTVVGAASSTVVTSSTSERTTMMSGSGGGGSSGHHDDLIVTPFAQILASLRTVRSNLYALSSALPEESELATRRSSAGAESAETDPGSAAGDDSQPDKDGDLRQLTTETIDELEWCLEQLETVQTHRSVSDMASLKFKRLLNKELSHLSESSKSGNQISEYICTTFLDKQQEPDVPSAPLVGSALIGRPTGAAGRMSEISGFKRPLQHTNSFSGAAGAGVTSLADRLPPYGVPTATAADEAELGGLLGQIDQWGVDIFRIGTLSGSRPLTAVAYTVFQDRNIPRTLTIPPTVLLAFVSTVEDHYVADNPFHNSLHAADVTQSTHALLHSPALDGVFTPLEVCAALVAACIHDVDHPGLTNQFLINSSSELALMYNDESVLENHHLAVAFKLMQNDDCNILRNLPKKQRATFRKMVIDMVLSTDMSKHMTLLADLKTMVETKKVAISGNQNPGESRSSGSGVLLRLLDSYTDRIQVLQNLVHCADLSNPTKPLPLYRRWVRRLMEEFFRQGDRERAAGMDVSPMCDRRSATVESSQVGFIDYIVHPLWEAWAELVRPDAQDILDRLEENRAYYQALIPPPSPPSHEKDEEEEEEAEEAAKREAKQQQQQQQERAEQEAGSKRNEQQEPMPIDPQALAARLRFQMTLAENDEEEDDLEPDGGAGNQAQEHP from the exons ATGGAACCGAGCGcaccggagcagcagcagcagcagcagcgggctaCGACGGCTGTGGGTTACGGCCAGCGCACGAAAGATTCGGCCACGTTCGAGTACCGAACCGTGCGGATACAGCAAAACTGCCAACAGCAGGTCATCtactccagcagcagcagcagcaccagtgcCTCCTCCTCGTCAACCGTTCACCGATCAACCCGGGCGGGCGAGTCGGCGCTGGGCAGCAGTGCGGCCGCGTCCCGACTGATGCTGACGATGGGCCGCCCGAACCACCAGCTTCCCCCGGGCCTGTCCCTGTTCGGCTGTGCCGGCGGGGCCAACTACCAGCGCTGCAAGCT CTTCATGGACAATGCGGAAGGATCCGGCAGTGGTCCACCGAGCGGGGTCATGAGCGTCGTCGGTGGGTATACGAGCCGCCGATCGCCTCTGCTGCTCCCGTCGGGCGACGGGGGACCGGGTGGCCCGGGCGCGCTGCTGTCGGCCGCCCTGCCCCAGCGCCGCGAGTCCTTCCTGTAccggtccgattccgactttGAGATCTCGCCGAAGGTGTCGTCCGTGTCGCTGCTGGCGGCGCGCTGCAGCGCCAACAACAGTGGCTCCGGCACGTCCACCTCGAACGTGGCGAGCACCGGCAGCGGCACCACGCTGACCTCGGGCGGTGGCGGAGGAACCGGCGGAGGCAGCCGGGACGGTGCGTTCCACTGGAAGGAGACGAGCACGCTGGAGGAACCGGCGGTACTGTCGTCGATCGCGTCGTCACCGTCCAGCAGCGCGACGACCGTGGTCGGGGCCGCCTCCTCCACCGTGGTGACGTCCTCCACGTCCGAGCGGACCAC TATGATGAGCGGTTCCGGTGGCGGTGGGTCGAGCGGCCACCATGACGATCTGATCGTGACGCCGTTCGCCCAGATACTGGCCAGCCTGCGCACGGTACGGTCGAACCTGTACGCACTGTCGTCCGCCCTGCCGGAGGAGAGCGAGCTGGCGACGAGACGATCCTCGGCCGGTGCGGAAAGTGCCGAAACCGATCCGGGCAG TGCTGCGGGCGATGACAGTCAGCCGGACAAGGACGGCGATCTGCGCCAGCTGACCACGGAAACGATCGACGAGCTCGAGTGGTGCCTGGAGCAGCTGGAAACGGTGCAGACGCACCGTAGCGTCTCGGACATGGCGTCGCTGAAG TTCAAGCGGCTGCTGAACAAGGAGCTGTCCCATCTGAGCGAGTCGAGCAAGTCGGGCAACCAGATCAGCGAGTACATCTGCACAACGTTCTTGG ACAAGCAGCAGGAGCCGGACGTGCCGTCCGCTCCGCTAGTAGGTAGTGCCTTGATCGGCCGTCCGACGGGTGCCGCCGGCCGAATGTCGGAGATCAGTGGCTTCAAGCGGCCCCTGCAGCACACCAACTCGTTCTCGGGCGCGGCCGGCGCGGGCGTCACCAGCCTGGCCGACCGGTTGCCACCGTACGGTGTGCCGACAGCGACCGCCGCGGACGAGGCGGAGCTGGGCGGGCTGCTCGGCCAGATCGACCAGTGGGGCGTGGACATCTTCCGCATCGGGACGCTCAGCGGCAGCCGGCCGCTGACCGCGGTTGCCTACACCGTGTTTCAG GATCGAAACATCCCGCGCACGCTGACCATACCGCCGACGGTGCTGCTCGCGTTCGTCAGCACGGTCGAGGATCACTACGTGGCGGACAATCCGTTCCACAACTCGCTGCACGCGGCGGACGTGACGCAGAGTACGCACGCGCTGCTGCACAGCCCGGCCCTGGACGGGGTCTTTACGCCGCTGGAGGTGTGTGCGGCACTGGTGGCCGCCTGCATCCACGACGTCGACCATCCCGGTCTGACGAACCAGTTTCTCATCAACTCCA GCTCCGAGCTGGCGCTCATGTATAACGACGAATCAGTATTGGAGAATCATCATCTGGCGGTGGCCTTCAAACTTATGCAGAACGATGACTGCAACATCCTGCGCAACCTACCCAA AAAGCAACGGGCCACCTTCCGGAAGATGGTGATCGATATGGTGCTGTCGACCGACATGTCCAAGCACATGACGCTGCTCGCCGACCTGAAGACGATGGTCGAAACGAAGAAGGTGGCGATCTCGGGCAACCAGAATCCGGGCGAGTCgcgcagcagcggcagcggcgtgCTGCTCCGCCTGCTCGACAGCTACACCGACCGCATCCAGGTGCTGCAGAACCTGGTGCACTGTGCCGATCTGAGCAATCCGACCAAGCCGCTGCCGCTGTACCGGCGCTGGGTGCGCCGCCTGATGGAGGAGTTCTTCCGGCAGGGCGATCGGGAGCGGGCGGCCGGCATGGACGTGTCGCCGATGTGCGATCGGCGGTCGGCGACGGTCGAGAGCTCGCAGGTCGGCTTCATCGACTACATCGTCCATCCGCTGTGGGAGGCGTGGGCGGAGCTGGTGCGACCGGACGCGCAGGACATACTGGACCGGCTGGAGGAGAACCGGGCCTACTATCAGGCGCTCATACCGCCCCCCTCGCCGCCGTCCCACGAgaaggacgaggaggaggaggaggaggcagaGGAGGCGGCGAAGCGGGaggcaaagcagcagcagcagcagcagcaggagaggGCGGAACAGGAAGCGGGCAGCAAGCGTAACGAACAGCAGGAACCGATGCCGATCGATCCGCAAGCGCTGGCCGCAAGGTTACGATTTCAG ATGACGCTAGCCGAAAACGACGAAGAAGAGGACGATCTCGAGCCGGACGGTGGCGCAGGCAACCAGGCACAGGAGCATCCGTAA
- the LOC120959054 gene encoding cAMP-specific 3',5'-cyclic phosphodiesterase-like isoform X3, which translates to MFRNKYFFSSSGGGAGGTGSGSGGNKRRGSTALPHCFMDNAEGSGSGPPSGVMSVVGGYTSRRSPLLLPSGDGGPGGPGALLSAALPQRRESFLYRSDSDFEISPKVSSVSLLAARCSANNSGSGTSTSNVASTGSGTTLTSGGGGGTGGGSRDGAFHWKETSTLEEPAVLSSIASSPSSSATTVVGAASSTVVTSSTSERTTMMSGSGGGGSSGHHDDLIVTPFAQILASLRTVRSNLYALSSALPEESELATRRSSAGAESAETDPGSAAGDDSQPDKDGDLRQLTTETIDELEWCLEQLETVQTHRSVSDMASLKFKRLLNKELSHLSESSKSGNQISEYICTTFLDKQQEPDVPSAPLVGSALIGRPTGAAGRMSEISGFKRPLQHTNSFSGAAGAGVTSLADRLPPYGVPTATAADEAELGGLLGQIDQWGVDIFRIGTLSGSRPLTAVAYTVFQDRNIPRTLTIPPTVLLAFVSTVEDHYVADNPFHNSLHAADVTQSTHALLHSPALDGVFTPLEVCAALVAACIHDVDHPGLTNQFLINSSSELALMYNDESVLENHHLAVAFKLMQNDDCNILRNLPKKQRATFRKMVIDMVLSTDMSKHMTLLADLKTMVETKKVAISGNQNPGESRSSGSGVLLRLLDSYTDRIQVLQNLVHCADLSNPTKPLPLYRRWVRRLMEEFFRQGDRERAAGMDVSPMCDRRSATVESSQVGFIDYIVHPLWEAWAELVRPDAQDILDRLEENRAYYQALIPPPSPPSHEKDEEEEEEAEEAAKREAKQQQQQQQERAEQEAGSKRNEQQEPMPIDPQALAARLRFQMTLAENDEEEDDLEPDGGAGNQAQEHP; encoded by the exons CTTCATGGACAATGCGGAAGGATCCGGCAGTGGTCCACCGAGCGGGGTCATGAGCGTCGTCGGTGGGTATACGAGCCGCCGATCGCCTCTGCTGCTCCCGTCGGGCGACGGGGGACCGGGTGGCCCGGGCGCGCTGCTGTCGGCCGCCCTGCCCCAGCGCCGCGAGTCCTTCCTGTAccggtccgattccgactttGAGATCTCGCCGAAGGTGTCGTCCGTGTCGCTGCTGGCGGCGCGCTGCAGCGCCAACAACAGTGGCTCCGGCACGTCCACCTCGAACGTGGCGAGCACCGGCAGCGGCACCACGCTGACCTCGGGCGGTGGCGGAGGAACCGGCGGAGGCAGCCGGGACGGTGCGTTCCACTGGAAGGAGACGAGCACGCTGGAGGAACCGGCGGTACTGTCGTCGATCGCGTCGTCACCGTCCAGCAGCGCGACGACCGTGGTCGGGGCCGCCTCCTCCACCGTGGTGACGTCCTCCACGTCCGAGCGGACCAC TATGATGAGCGGTTCCGGTGGCGGTGGGTCGAGCGGCCACCATGACGATCTGATCGTGACGCCGTTCGCCCAGATACTGGCCAGCCTGCGCACGGTACGGTCGAACCTGTACGCACTGTCGTCCGCCCTGCCGGAGGAGAGCGAGCTGGCGACGAGACGATCCTCGGCCGGTGCGGAAAGTGCCGAAACCGATCCGGGCAG TGCTGCGGGCGATGACAGTCAGCCGGACAAGGACGGCGATCTGCGCCAGCTGACCACGGAAACGATCGACGAGCTCGAGTGGTGCCTGGAGCAGCTGGAAACGGTGCAGACGCACCGTAGCGTCTCGGACATGGCGTCGCTGAAG TTCAAGCGGCTGCTGAACAAGGAGCTGTCCCATCTGAGCGAGTCGAGCAAGTCGGGCAACCAGATCAGCGAGTACATCTGCACAACGTTCTTGG ACAAGCAGCAGGAGCCGGACGTGCCGTCCGCTCCGCTAGTAGGTAGTGCCTTGATCGGCCGTCCGACGGGTGCCGCCGGCCGAATGTCGGAGATCAGTGGCTTCAAGCGGCCCCTGCAGCACACCAACTCGTTCTCGGGCGCGGCCGGCGCGGGCGTCACCAGCCTGGCCGACCGGTTGCCACCGTACGGTGTGCCGACAGCGACCGCCGCGGACGAGGCGGAGCTGGGCGGGCTGCTCGGCCAGATCGACCAGTGGGGCGTGGACATCTTCCGCATCGGGACGCTCAGCGGCAGCCGGCCGCTGACCGCGGTTGCCTACACCGTGTTTCAG GATCGAAACATCCCGCGCACGCTGACCATACCGCCGACGGTGCTGCTCGCGTTCGTCAGCACGGTCGAGGATCACTACGTGGCGGACAATCCGTTCCACAACTCGCTGCACGCGGCGGACGTGACGCAGAGTACGCACGCGCTGCTGCACAGCCCGGCCCTGGACGGGGTCTTTACGCCGCTGGAGGTGTGTGCGGCACTGGTGGCCGCCTGCATCCACGACGTCGACCATCCCGGTCTGACGAACCAGTTTCTCATCAACTCCA GCTCCGAGCTGGCGCTCATGTATAACGACGAATCAGTATTGGAGAATCATCATCTGGCGGTGGCCTTCAAACTTATGCAGAACGATGACTGCAACATCCTGCGCAACCTACCCAA AAAGCAACGGGCCACCTTCCGGAAGATGGTGATCGATATGGTGCTGTCGACCGACATGTCCAAGCACATGACGCTGCTCGCCGACCTGAAGACGATGGTCGAAACGAAGAAGGTGGCGATCTCGGGCAACCAGAATCCGGGCGAGTCgcgcagcagcggcagcggcgtgCTGCTCCGCCTGCTCGACAGCTACACCGACCGCATCCAGGTGCTGCAGAACCTGGTGCACTGTGCCGATCTGAGCAATCCGACCAAGCCGCTGCCGCTGTACCGGCGCTGGGTGCGCCGCCTGATGGAGGAGTTCTTCCGGCAGGGCGATCGGGAGCGGGCGGCCGGCATGGACGTGTCGCCGATGTGCGATCGGCGGTCGGCGACGGTCGAGAGCTCGCAGGTCGGCTTCATCGACTACATCGTCCATCCGCTGTGGGAGGCGTGGGCGGAGCTGGTGCGACCGGACGCGCAGGACATACTGGACCGGCTGGAGGAGAACCGGGCCTACTATCAGGCGCTCATACCGCCCCCCTCGCCGCCGTCCCACGAgaaggacgaggaggaggaggaggaggcagaGGAGGCGGCGAAGCGGGaggcaaagcagcagcagcagcagcagcaggagaggGCGGAACAGGAAGCGGGCAGCAAGCGTAACGAACAGCAGGAACCGATGCCGATCGATCCGCAAGCGCTGGCCGCAAGGTTACGATTTCAG ATGACGCTAGCCGAAAACGACGAAGAAGAGGACGATCTCGAGCCGGACGGTGGCGCAGGCAACCAGGCACAGGAGCATCCGTAA